In Pikeienuella piscinae, the sequence TTGCGTTCGCGATCATCACCGAGACGGTGTTCCAGTGGCCGGGCATGGGCCGTCTTTTCCTTCAGGCGATCCAGACGGTCGATATCCCAATCATGTCGGCCTATCTGGTGATGATCGCGTTCTTCTTCGTGGTCATCAATCTGATCGTCGATATCCTCTATTACGTCGTCGACCCGCGTCTGCGCGCCGACAGCTCGAAGGGCCGCGTCTGATGCCAGTTAGCGAAACCACCCCCGGCCTCGGCGCGCGTTTTCTCGACGGGGTCCGCAGGGCCATGGCCAGTGATCTCGTCTACAGCTTCCGGACCTCGCCGGCCACGATCATCGCGACCGTCATCACCCTCGGGATGATTCTGGCCGCGCTCTTCGCGCCCTACGTCGCGTCGCAGAACCCTTTCGACGTCGCGACGCTTAGTCTGCTCGATTCCGAGTTGCCGCCCGCCTGGGTGGAGGGGGGGATGGCGGCCTATCCGCTCGGCACCGACAATCTGGGCCGGGATGTCCTCTCCACCATCCTCTACGGCGGCCGGGTGTCGTTGCTCGTCGGCTTCGTCAGCGTCATCCTCGCCATGGTGATCGGCGTCGCGCTCGGCCTGATCGCCGGCTACAAGGGCGGCATGGTCGACGCCTTCATCATGCGCGTGGCCGAGATTCAGCTCAGCTTTCCCACGATTCTCGTCGCGCTCCTGCTCAATGGGATCATGCGCGGCGTTCTGCCGCCATCGCAGCACTCGGAACTGGCGATACTCGTGCTGATCCTTTCGATCGGGCTCTCTCACTGGGTGCAGTTCGCGCGCACGGTGCGCGCCTCCACCTTGGTGGAGCGCAACAAGGACTACATCCTCGCCGCCCGTCTGATCGGATTGAGATCCTCGCTGATCATGATTCGCCACATTCTGCCGAACGTCATGGGGCCGGTGCTTGTCATCGCGACTCTTGGTCTCGCCGTCGCGGTGCTGACCGAGGCGACGCTGAGCTTCCTCGGCGTCGGCGTGCCGCCGACCGAACCCTCGCTGGGCACGCTCATCAAGATCGGCAGCGATTACCTCTTCTCCGGCGCGTGGTGGATCACGATCTTCCCCGGCGCGGCGCTCGCTATACTCATCCTCTCCGTCAACCTCGTGGGCGACTGGCTCCGCGACGTAATGAACCCGAAGCTGAGGTGAACTGATGTCGCTCCTTGAAATCAGGAATCTGCACATCCGGTTTCCCAGTCGCTGGGGCGATGTGGAGGCTGTTCGCGGCATAGATCTGGACGTGCGCGGCGGGGAGATCGTCGGCGTCGTCGGCGAGTCCGGCGCAGGTAAGTCGACCATCGGCAACGCGGTGATCGGGCTTCTAGAGGCGCCCGGAAAGATGACCGACGGAGAGGTCAAGCTGGAAGGCGAGCGGATCGACAAGCTGCCGCCCCAGGCGTTGCAGAAGATCAGGGGCCGCAAGATCGGCATGATCTTTCAGGACCCGATGACCAGCCTCAATCCGCTCTTCACCGTCGGCCAGCAGATCGTCGAGACCATACGCACGCACCTGGACGTCTCCGCATCGGCGGCGCGGAAGCGGGCGATCCAGATGCTCGATGAAGTCGGAATCGCCGACGCCGAGAACCGGATCGACGAATATCCGCACCAGTTCTCCGGCGGTATGCGCCAGCGGGTCGTGATCGCGCTGGCGCTCTGCGCCGAACCGGACCTCGTGATCGCGGACGAGCCGACCACGGCGCTCGACGTCTCGATCCAGGCGCAGATCCTCGATCTCATCCGCGACCTCTGCAAGACGCGGAATGTCGGGGTGGTGATCATCACCCATGATATGGGCGTCATCGCGGAGATCACCGACCGCGTCGCCGTCATGTATCACGGCAAGATCGTCGAGATCGCGGCGACGAAAGACGTGCTTGGCCATCCGAAGGAGGATTACACGAAGAGCCTGATGGCCGCGGTGCCGCGCTCGGACGTGAAGCTCGACCGGTTTCCCCGAGTCTCCTATTCCGAGGACGGGCTGGAGAAACACGACCAGGTCGATCTTCGCTCACACTGGCTCGGCTCCGCGCAAAAGCAGGCTGAGGAGGTTTCCGACCCGCTCGTGCGCTGCGAGAACCTCTCGATGAGGTTCACCAGCCGCCATTCGATGATACCGGCGTGGCGGCGCTATTTCACCGCTGTCGACGACCTGTCCTTCGAAATCAGGCGGGGCGAGACCTTTGGCGTCGTGGGGGAGAGCGGGAGCGGAAAATCCACGCTCGCCCGCATGATCGCCGGGCTCTACACGCCGTCGGCGGGCCGCGTCTGGTACAATGACGTCGCGGTCAGCGACCTGCAGGGCGAGAAGGAACTCGCCCCGTTCCGTCGCCAGATCCAGATGATCTTTCAGGACCCGTTTTCCTCGCTCAACCCCCGGATGCGGCTCTTCGACATCATCGCGGAGCCGATCCGCCATCACCGGCTGGCCGGGAGCAACGCCGAGATCGTCCGGATCGTTGAGGACCTTCTGGAGCAGGTGGAGCTTGGCAAGCAGGCGGCGTGGAAATACCCGCATGAATTTTCCGGCGGCCAGCGTCAGCGCATCTCCATCGCCCGCGCCTTCGCCACCCGTCCGCGCTTTCTGATCTGCGACGAGCCGACTTCGGCGCTCGATGTCTCGATCCAGGCGCAATTGCTGAACCTGCTCAAGGATCTGCAACAGGAGATGGGGCTGACGATGCTGTTCATCAGCCACGACCTGCCGGTGATCCGCCAGATGTGCGACCGCGTCGCGGTGATGCAGAACGGCCAGCTGAAAGAACTGGCGGAGACCGAGACGCTGTTCGAGTCGCCGCAGAACCCCTACACGCAACACTTGCTCAAGCTCATGCCGAAGCTCGATTTCGAGCTGACACCGGTTGAGGCGAGCGTGTGATCGGAGGCGCAGGAGATCGACACGAACAGGCTTCGGGCATCGCCGGATCGCCGCGCGGCGTTCCAGCGACAGTCGCCGTTTTCGGCATGAGCGATGAATCCGCCCTGGCGGTTATCGTACGATTGAAACCGACGTAATTTCATCGTGCTCGAGCGGTTCCGAAAATCGGGAGCAACGCGCGCGGCGTTCTTTATCGCGCTTGGCGTTCTCGTCTATTTCTCACTCTACCCGGTTTTCTTGCAGGGCAAGGTCGTCAGCCATGACGATGTCGCCCTGTTCGAAGTTTCGACAAGATATTCGCCCTCCTACTGGTTCACGGTCGGATATGCGGAATACTTCGCGCGTCCGGGTTTTGCGTTCATACGTCCATTCAGCAACGCCTTGATGGCCGCAGACCATGCGATTTTCGGCGACGCCTACGCGCTCTACTATGTTCCGTATTTCGCGCTGCTCGGCTGTGGCGCCGCCGCCTGCGCCGCGCTTGCGCTGCGGCTCGGCCTGCCTGTCCTCACCTCCTGCGCATGCGGCGTCTTTGTTCTTCTGCAGCCGGCCGCTATCGCGTCTAGCGTGCAGGGAGTGGCGTTTCAGCAGGACGCGCTCAGCGGGGTGTTCTGTCTTTTCGCGGCGCTCGCCTGTGCGCGGCGGACCTGGCTCGTCGCCGCAGGCGTTCTTCTTGTCGCGGTTTTCACCAAGGAGATCGCTCTCTACGCGCCGCTCTCCGCCGCGCTCTGGGCGCTGGTCTATTTGCGGTCGCCCCGCGTCGCACTCTTGCTTGTCGTCCCGTTCGTTGTCTGGGTCGCCCTCCGCATCGGTGTCGTCGGTTCGCTGGCGGATAACGCCTACGCGGTTTCAGGCGGGGTTTCAGGGTTCGCCCGGAACCTGCTGCGCGGGTTCGCCGTCTGGCCGACCGCACTTGCGAACGGTAACGAGATCAAGGAGATGGTGGGTGACATCCTGAGGACGGGACCAGCGGCGCTGGTTGATCATCCCGCGGCTGTCGTCGCGGTCATGCTCAATCTCGCGATTGACGCTCTTGTCGCGATTGCGGTTATCGGCGGCCTTCGGCGGCTCGTTTTCGGCGGCGAAGAACGGCGTGAGGTCGATGGGCTGGTGCTCTTGATGGCTCTCGGCGGTTTCGTTCTGCTCGCGGTCGCAGCCAATAGCGCCCGGTTCGCCCCGGCTTTTCATCCGTTCCTGCTTCTCCTGCTTGCAAGAATGGTTCAGGCGCCAGCGTTCGCGCCGCGGATCGTTCGACCGGCGGCCGCCGCTGTCACCCTTGGATTCGTCGCTGCGATGGCGTTCTCCACGGTTGGAGGCGTCCGCGCGATGCTGGCCGATGTCGAACCCGCCTCTTTCAAGGCGCTGGCGCGCGCCGTCCAGGCGGAGCCGCCGGTTGAGAATGGGCGGATACTGGTCATCAACGGCCCCACCACCGGCTCCGCCCCGCACTGGCTCATGGAGCACTGGGGACGCCCGGATGAGGCGCTCGTTTTCCTGAGCCGGAGCTATGGCTGCCTCCGCGCATCCGGCGCGCCCGCACCCGACTACGTGACCGCGCCGAGCGGGCGGCTGCGCATCGAGATTTCTTTGCCAGACTGCGCGGAATTCTTCGTCTACTGGAATCAGGATCCGAACGCATTCCTCGAGCTGCGGACGCCGCGCGTACTCGGCGGGGGAGGGACGATCTATTATTCGTTTCCTGAAGCCCGCGTCGGGGAAGGGTTGCTCGCCGGCGCGACCCCGGATGTCGCTTTCGGACGCCGGATCGTGGCCGAGATCGACCCGGCGGATTTCGACCGGATACTCGCGCTCGACTGGAACACCGGCGCTTTCGTTCCATTCGGGCCGCCCGCGGAGTGAGATCGGCGTCCCGGCGTGAGCGATGGGGCCCGGCGGCTCCTTGCTTTCACATGCGTTTGGAGTCATTAACCCCCGCGCCCGGCGCGTATTTGCGCCGCGATTTTTGGAGACGGCATGGCCAAGGAAGAAACCCTCGAATTCCCCGGCGTCGTGACCGAGCTTTTGCCCAACGCGACATTCCGGGTTGAGCTCGAGAACGGCCATGAGATCATCGCTCATACTGCGGGCAAGATGCGCAAGAACCGCATCCGCGTCCTTGCGGGCGACAAGGTCCAGGTGGAAATGACGCCCTATGATCTGACCAAGGGCCGCATCACCTATCGCTTCAAGTAATCTCGTGCGCCTGATCCTCGGCTCCGCAAGCCCAAGGCGGCGCGAGCTTCTGGCGCAGATCGGCGTGACGCCTGACGAGGTTCGCCCGCCCGATATCGACGAGACGCCACGCAAGTCCGAAACCCCACGACCCTATTGCATTCGTATGGCGGCGGACAAGGTGGCCGCGGTGAGCGCCGGCGCGGATGAACTGGTGCTTTGCGCTGACACGACCGTCGCGGCGGGGCGGCGCATACTCGGAAAACCCGCGGACGAGACCGAAGCGGAGCGCTTTCTGCGCCTGCTGTCGGGACGCCGCCACACGGTGATCACCGCGGTCGCGCTCAAGCTCGGCGCGCGGGTCTGGGCGCGCGAAGTCGTGACGGCGGTGAAATTCAAGCGGCTGTCGGATGAGGAGATCGGGGCCTATCTCCGTTCCGGCGAATGGCGAGGAAAGGCCGGCGGCTATGCGATCCACGGGCTGGCGGGGGCGTTGATTCCGTGGATTTCTGGCTCCTTCACCGGCGTTGTCGGTCTGCCGCTGACGGAGACCGCCAATCTTCTGCGCGCCGCGGGCTATCCGGTGAACTTGCAGGGGCCGGCGAAATGAAAGGCCGGCTGATCGCGCTTCACTCCGGCCCGCCTGGCATGGCCGCGCTGGTCGTCGACGGCCGACTGGAGGATCTTCTGGTTGACGCGCCGGAGGATGGCGCGCCGCGGATTGAAGAGATCCATCGCGTCCGTGTGCGGCGGGTGATGGCGAAACAGGGCGCCGCGCTTGTCAAGCTCGCGGGCGGTGGCGACGGCTATCTCCGCGAGGCGCCCGAGGTCGCGGAGGGGGATCTGGTGCTCGCCGAGGTCACGGGCTTCGCCGAGGATGGCAAGGCCGCGCCCATGACCGGCCGCAGGCTCCATCGAGGCCGCCTTGCGATTCTGACTCCGCTTTCGCCGGGCGTTAACGTCGCGCGTGGAGTGAAAGACAGGGCGGAGCGCGAGCGGCTGGCCGGCATCGGCGCGGACGCGCTCGGCGATTCCGGCACCGGGCTGATCCTGCGAAGCGCGGCTTCCGGCGCCGATGCGGAAGCGATTACGGAGGAGGCCGCGCGCCTTCTCGCCCGAGAGGCGGAACTAGCGGCGGGAGGGCCGCCTGGCCGGCTTCTGAGCGCGCCGGATGTCGCGGCGCTCGGGCTTCGCGAATGGGACGCCGAGAATGTGATCGGCGAGCCCGATGCGTTTGACCGGCTTGGTCTTTGGGAGGAGATCGAACGTATTCGGGGCGCGCGCGCCCCCCTTGAGCGCGGCGCCTGGATGGCCGTCGAGCCGACCGCCGCGCTCATCGCCATCGATGTGAACACGGGGGCGGACACCGCGCCTGACGCCGCCGCCCGCGCCAATCTGGCCGCCGCCGCTGATCTGCCACGGCAATTGCGGTTGCGCGGTCTGGGCGGACAAGTGGTCGTCGACTTCGCGCCGATGCGCAAGGCGGACCGCAAGGCGGTCGAGGTCGTGCTGACGCGCGCGCTCGCCGCCGATCCGGTGCGGACCACGCTCGCCGGCTGGACCCCGCTTGGCCATCTCGAACTGATCCGCAAGAGGGAGCGCCGCCCGGTCGCGCCGCTGTTGAAAGATGTCTGAATGCCCGATCTGCGGCGCCCCGACCGAGACGCGATGGCGCCCGTTCTGTTCGAAACGCTGCGCCGATATCGATCTCGGCCGCTGGTTGACCGGCGCCTATGCGGTCCCCGTGGACGAGACGGAGGATGACGAGCCGGACAGAGAGCGCGAGCGATAGGCGACGGTCGCGCGATGCGCACGCCATTCGCACGAATTCGCGACCCTGCTCGCGTCGCCGGCTGCGTCGAAATGATCCGGCTCGCGCTTCAACCCGGCCTTGCGCGGTCGCCTGTCGCTGATACGCTTCGGTAATTCACCGATTTCTTTGACGCTGCAGCGCCGGTTCGGGAGTCCGGACGCTGCGTGATGTGGCGTGAGGGAATCGTGGCGACGCCTTCGCCGCAGCTTCGTTGCGGTTGAACGTGCGCGGCGGCGCGCTAGTGAATTGATGAGCGGAAGTGCGACCGAGTCGGGAGAGACCAGGTGAACATGATGAGACAATGCGCGGCGCTGACGATGGCGCTTGTTCTGGCTG encodes:
- a CDS encoding ABC transporter permease, with amino-acid sequence MPVSETTPGLGARFLDGVRRAMASDLVYSFRTSPATIIATVITLGMILAALFAPYVASQNPFDVATLSLLDSELPPAWVEGGMAAYPLGTDNLGRDVLSTILYGGRVSLLVGFVSVILAMVIGVALGLIAGYKGGMVDAFIMRVAEIQLSFPTILVALLLNGIMRGVLPPSQHSELAILVLILSIGLSHWVQFARTVRASTLVERNKDYILAARLIGLRSSLIMIRHILPNVMGPVLVIATLGLAVAVLTEATLSFLGVGVPPTEPSLGTLIKIGSDYLFSGAWWITIFPGAALAILILSVNLVGDWLRDVMNPKLR
- a CDS encoding ribonuclease E/G, which gives rise to MKGRLIALHSGPPGMAALVVDGRLEDLLVDAPEDGAPRIEEIHRVRVRRVMAKQGAALVKLAGGGDGYLREAPEVAEGDLVLAEVTGFAEDGKAAPMTGRRLHRGRLAILTPLSPGVNVARGVKDRAERERLAGIGADALGDSGTGLILRSAASGADAEAITEEAARLLAREAELAAGGPPGRLLSAPDVAALGLREWDAENVIGEPDAFDRLGLWEEIERIRGARAPLERGAWMAVEPTAALIAIDVNTGADTAPDAAARANLAAAADLPRQLRLRGLGGQVVVDFAPMRKADRKAVEVVLTRALAADPVRTTLAGWTPLGHLELIRKRERRPVAPLLKDV
- a CDS encoding DNA gyrase inhibitor YacG, which produces MSECPICGAPTETRWRPFCSKRCADIDLGRWLTGAYAVPVDETEDDEPDRERER
- the infA gene encoding translation initiation factor IF-1, which encodes MAKEETLEFPGVVTELLPNATFRVELENGHEIIAHTAGKMRKNRIRVLAGDKVQVEMTPYDLTKGRITYRFK
- a CDS encoding Maf family protein, giving the protein MRLILGSASPRRRELLAQIGVTPDEVRPPDIDETPRKSETPRPYCIRMAADKVAAVSAGADELVLCADTTVAAGRRILGKPADETEAERFLRLLSGRRHTVITAVALKLGARVWAREVVTAVKFKRLSDEEIGAYLRSGEWRGKAGGYAIHGLAGALIPWISGSFTGVVGLPLTETANLLRAAGYPVNLQGPAK
- a CDS encoding ABC transporter ATP-binding protein; its protein translation is MSLLEIRNLHIRFPSRWGDVEAVRGIDLDVRGGEIVGVVGESGAGKSTIGNAVIGLLEAPGKMTDGEVKLEGERIDKLPPQALQKIRGRKIGMIFQDPMTSLNPLFTVGQQIVETIRTHLDVSASAARKRAIQMLDEVGIADAENRIDEYPHQFSGGMRQRVVIALALCAEPDLVIADEPTTALDVSIQAQILDLIRDLCKTRNVGVVIITHDMGVIAEITDRVAVMYHGKIVEIAATKDVLGHPKEDYTKSLMAAVPRSDVKLDRFPRVSYSEDGLEKHDQVDLRSHWLGSAQKQAEEVSDPLVRCENLSMRFTSRHSMIPAWRRYFTAVDDLSFEIRRGETFGVVGESGSGKSTLARMIAGLYTPSAGRVWYNDVAVSDLQGEKELAPFRRQIQMIFQDPFSSLNPRMRLFDIIAEPIRHHRLAGSNAEIVRIVEDLLEQVELGKQAAWKYPHEFSGGQRQRISIARAFATRPRFLICDEPTSALDVSIQAQLLNLLKDLQQEMGLTMLFISHDLPVIRQMCDRVAVMQNGQLKELAETETLFESPQNPYTQHLLKLMPKLDFELTPVEASV